A region from the Candidatus Aminicenantes bacterium genome encodes:
- a CDS encoding SLBB domain-containing protein, producing the protein GRIRIHCLENYYPAGDEFLTVFDVTGRVVPEGGLPPDVGVLVCNVLTLAQVAAALHGKAVTERPVTVAGSVRKPLVVVAPIGTSYADLLAKAGGARHANDVLIDGGPMMGNLVVDPRLGIARTTSGVLALPADHLIVRQKKTSVAQMVKRSKAACCQCFRCTDLCPRHLLGHGLHPHLAMRSLDYGLAEPVGHVTSAFLCSQCGVCELLACDAMLLSPRLVLAEYKKQLLARGITNPHVRKGLTDTSSPGGLAALPEIDFRRIPVSTLLKKTGISEYAVETPFAGPLEVEQVRVPLRRHAGAAAIPSVKPGEKVKMGDAIAAPPVEKLGAVCHASIAGTVTAVNDEWVEISSR; encoded by the coding sequence GGACGCATCCGCATCCATTGCCTGGAAAATTACTACCCGGCCGGCGACGAATTCCTGACCGTTTTCGATGTCACCGGCAGGGTGGTTCCCGAGGGCGGCCTGCCGCCGGATGTCGGGGTATTGGTCTGCAACGTGCTCACCCTGGCCCAGGTGGCCGCGGCGCTTCACGGAAAAGCGGTGACCGAGCGGCCGGTCACCGTCGCCGGTTCGGTGCGCAAACCCCTCGTGGTCGTGGCTCCGATCGGGACGTCTTATGCCGACCTGCTGGCCAAGGCCGGCGGGGCGCGCCATGCCAACGACGTACTGATCGACGGCGGCCCGATGATGGGCAACCTGGTCGTTGACCCGCGGCTGGGAATCGCCAGGACCACCTCGGGGGTACTGGCCCTGCCGGCCGACCACCTCATCGTGCGCCAAAAAAAAACGAGCGTGGCTCAGATGGTGAAAAGGTCGAAAGCCGCATGCTGCCAGTGTTTTCGTTGCACCGATCTATGCCCGCGCCATCTGCTCGGGCACGGCCTGCACCCGCACCTGGCCATGCGTTCGCTTGATTACGGCTTGGCTGAACCCGTCGGGCACGTCACCTCCGCCTTCCTGTGCAGCCAGTGCGGCGTGTGCGAACTCCTGGCCTGCGACGCCATGCTCCTCTCTCCCCGCCTGGTGCTGGCCGAATACAAAAAACAGCTGCTCGCCCGCGGCATCACGAATCCGCATGTGCGAAAAGGGCTGACGGACACGTCGTCCCCTGGTGGGCTGGCGGCGCTCCCGGAAATCGATTTTCGCCGCATTCCCGTATCGACCCTTTTGAAAAAAACGGGGATTTCCGAGTACGCCGTGGAAACGCCGTTTGCCGGCCCTCTCGAAGTGGAGCAGGTGCGCGTGCCGCTGCGCCGCCACGCCGGCGCGGCCGCCATCCCCTCAGTGAAGCCGGGTGAAAAAGTCAAAATGGGAGATGCCATCGCCGCCCCGCCCGTGGAAAAGCTCGGCGCGGTCTGCCATGCTTCCATCGCCGGCACCGTGACCGCCGTGAACGATGAGTGGGTCGAAATCAGCAGCAGATGA
- a CDS encoding BMC domain-containing protein — MNEPSLGLIEYKSVARGVYSCDAMVKKASVRILETHPICPGKYLTIICGGVAEVEEAMKVGLETGGDMVVADLFLPFVHRDVIPALAGTAPIENFRSLGIIETFAVATCLQAADIAVKATPVQLVEIRLANGLGGKGYFVMTGELADVEGALAAARDFAAQAGMLAACELIPDPHPDLLAKGVYW, encoded by the coding sequence ATGAATGAACCAAGTCTGGGATTGATCGAGTACAAATCGGTGGCCCGGGGCGTCTATTCCTGCGATGCCATGGTGAAGAAAGCCTCGGTGCGGATCCTCGAAACCCATCCGATCTGTCCCGGGAAATATCTCACCATCATTTGCGGCGGCGTGGCCGAAGTCGAGGAGGCGATGAAGGTGGGATTGGAGACCGGCGGCGACATGGTGGTGGCCGACCTGTTCCTGCCCTTCGTCCACCGCGACGTGATCCCGGCCCTGGCCGGGACCGCCCCGATCGAGAATTTCCGCAGCCTGGGCATCATCGAGACCTTCGCCGTCGCCACCTGCCTGCAGGCCGCCGATATCGCCGTAAAAGCCACCCCGGTGCAGCTGGTTGAAATCAGGCTGGCCAACGGCCTCGGCGGCAAGGGTTATTTCGTCATGACCGGGGAATTGGCCGACGTGGAAGGGGCGCTGGCCGCAGCCAGGGATTTTGCCGCCCAAGCCGGGATGCTGGCCGCCTGCGAGCTGATTCCCGATCCGCACCCCGACTTGCTGGCCAAGGGCGTCTATTGGTGA
- a CDS encoding EutN/CcmL family microcompartment protein, with translation MRLARVIGTVVATRKSENLQNLAILMIQPLDKKLQPVGEAIAAVDVVQAGPGEIVYYTLAREAAFALPEPNVPVDAAVTGIVDRVHLEDKGIIDRARIFSKNG, from the coding sequence ATGAGGCTGGCCAGAGTGATCGGCACGGTGGTGGCGACAAGAAAAAGCGAAAACTTGCAGAACCTGGCGATCCTGATGATCCAGCCGCTGGATAAAAAGCTGCAGCCGGTCGGCGAGGCGATCGCCGCCGTGGATGTCGTCCAAGCCGGCCCCGGCGAGATCGTCTATTACACCCTGGCCCGGGAAGCCGCTTTCGCCCTGCCGGAACCGAACGTTCCCGTCGATGCGGCGGTCACCGGCATCGTCGACCGGGTCCATCTCGAAGACAAGGGGATCATTGACCGCGCGCGGATCTTCAGCAAGAACGGATGA
- a CDS encoding EutN/CcmL family microcompartment protein has translation MKLARVIGNVVATKKHDCFRGHKILMVQPVDETGEDSGPSFLSCDTVNAGPGDLVLVEQEGNTARELLGTRQDPFHSVIVGIVDAVAVDRDEKKN, from the coding sequence ATGAAACTGGCGCGGGTGATCGGCAACGTGGTCGCCACCAAGAAGCACGACTGTTTCCGGGGGCACAAAATACTGATGGTTCAGCCGGTCGACGAGACTGGCGAAGACAGCGGACCGTCGTTTCTGTCATGCGATACCGTGAACGCCGGTCCCGGTGACCTGGTGTTGGTGGAGCAGGAAGGCAATACGGCGCGCGAGTTGCTGGGAACGCGCCAGGATCCCTTCCATTCGGTCATTGTCGGCATCGTCGACGCGGTAGCCGTTGACCGGGATGAGAAAAAGAACTAG
- the deoC gene encoding deoxyribose-phosphate aldolase, with product MAAMIDHTLLKPDATREQLMQICDEARQYSFATVCVNSANIPLVSRQLRGSAVKPIAVVGFPLGAATSQAKAFEAREAIQAGAEEIDMVINIGALKSKDYKTVFEDIRTVVEAARPHKLKVILETAQLNQEEKVIACSLAKTAGAAFVKTSTGFGGGGATVEDIALMRRIVGSDMEVKASGGIRTRADAQKMIQAGADRIGASASVAIVTGRDEKKGTY from the coding sequence ATGGCGGCCATGATCGACCACACCCTGTTGAAGCCGGATGCGACCCGCGAACAGCTCATGCAGATCTGCGACGAGGCCAGGCAGTACAGCTTCGCCACCGTCTGCGTCAACTCGGCCAACATTCCGTTGGTGTCCAGGCAACTGCGCGGGAGCGCGGTCAAGCCTATCGCCGTCGTAGGCTTTCCATTGGGCGCCGCAACCAGTCAAGCCAAGGCTTTTGAAGCCCGGGAAGCCATCCAGGCCGGAGCCGAAGAGATTGACATGGTCATCAACATCGGGGCGCTGAAATCCAAGGATTACAAAACCGTTTTTGAAGACATCCGCACCGTCGTCGAGGCCGCCAGGCCCCACAAGCTGAAGGTGATCCTTGAGACTGCGCAGTTGAACCAGGAGGAAAAAGTGATCGCCTGCTCCTTGGCCAAGACCGCCGGCGCCGCCTTCGTCAAGACATCGACCGGGTTCGGCGGCGGCGGGGCCACGGTGGAGGATATCGCCCTGATGCGCCGCATTGTCGGCAGCGACATGGAGGTGAAGGCCTCGGGCGGCATCCGCACCCGCGCGGATGCGCAAAAAATGATCCAGGCCGGGGCCGACCGCATCGGCGCCTCGGCCAGCGTGGCCATCGTCACCGGCCGGGATGAAAAAAAAGGAACGTATTGA
- a CDS encoding BMC domain-containing protein, translating into MAKTGFELRTLTFIDSLQPQLAQYIAKDNRVYDPKEYDAALMIEIAPAMEIHTMIDIALKATAVRLTSVVTERQFGLMLAHHGDQGEVKEAGRAILRETGLDENDRAAVEILTQKIIRGVEQDHAIMFTGLAKGNMVIAGESVFIMEVTPAAYLMVAGNEALKAARVKLIDIKPFGASGRLILSGSESEIDSAAQAASAILKQLNEMKASRSGKQLG; encoded by the coding sequence ATGGCTAAAACGGGCTTTGAATTGCGAACCCTGACGTTCATCGATAGTTTGCAGCCGCAATTGGCGCAGTACATCGCCAAGGACAACCGGGTGTACGACCCCAAGGAATACGACGCGGCCCTGATGATCGAGATCGCGCCGGCCATGGAAATCCACACCATGATCGACATCGCCCTGAAGGCGACGGCCGTACGGTTGACCTCGGTGGTCACCGAACGCCAGTTCGGGTTGATGCTGGCGCATCATGGCGACCAGGGCGAGGTCAAGGAAGCCGGCCGGGCCATCCTGCGCGAAACCGGCCTGGACGAGAACGACAGGGCGGCCGTGGAAATACTGACCCAGAAAATCATCCGCGGCGTGGAACAGGATCATGCCATCATGTTCACCGGCCTGGCCAAAGGCAACATGGTCATCGCCGGCGAATCGGTGTTCATCATGGAGGTCACCCCGGCCGCCTATCTGATGGTCGCCGGCAACGAAGCATTGAAGGCCGCCCGGGTCAAGCTGATCGACATCAAACCCTTCGGCGCCAGCGGCCGCCTGATCCTCAGCGGCAGCGAGTCGGAGATCGATTCGGCGGCGCAGGCGGCGTCGGCGATCCTCAAGCAGCTGAACGAGATGAAGGCTTCCCGTTCGGGGAAGCAGCTGGGCTGA
- a CDS encoding class II aldolase/adducin family protein yields MGNSRESLIDAIVEVCRQVAAKGWVANHDGNASVRLDDTLLATPTAVSKADVSADMIITLDQEGKKLQGSGNPFSEIKLHLAAYRARPEIQAVLHAHPPLATARGLAGGDFAVPLPEAVVSIGDSIPVMPYAFPGAAENDSLVAAALERSDVFMMAGNGVLACGSNIKEAFLRMELLEHLLRIDHYGRNMKPFRTLSAADKAKLLEKRAQLGLGPLKAQTASAQTADASQAPSLSSEWIRDLIVEELKKILSEKK; encoded by the coding sequence ATGGGCAATTCGCGTGAATCGCTGATCGACGCCATCGTCGAGGTCTGCCGCCAGGTGGCCGCCAAGGGCTGGGTGGCCAACCACGACGGCAATGCCAGCGTGCGCCTGGATGACACGCTGCTGGCCACGCCCACCGCGGTCAGCAAGGCCGACGTGAGCGCGGACATGATTATCACTCTGGACCAAGAAGGAAAAAAACTGCAGGGCAGCGGCAATCCCTTCTCGGAGATCAAGCTGCATTTGGCCGCCTACCGGGCGCGCCCCGAAATCCAGGCCGTGCTGCACGCCCATCCGCCCCTGGCCACGGCCAGGGGGCTGGCCGGCGGCGATTTCGCGGTGCCGCTGCCCGAGGCGGTGGTCTCCATCGGCGATTCCATACCGGTCATGCCCTACGCCTTTCCCGGCGCCGCTGAAAACGATTCATTGGTCGCCGCCGCCCTGGAGCGGAGCGATGTTTTCATGATGGCCGGAAACGGAGTACTGGCCTGCGGGAGCAACATCAAAGAGGCTTTCCTGCGCATGGAGCTGCTCGAGCACCTGCTGAGAATCGATCACTACGGCAGGAACATGAAACCCTTCCGCACCTTGTCGGCAGCCGACAAGGCCAAATTGCTGGAAAAGCGCGCCCAGCTGGGCCTCGGCCCGCTGAAAGCCCAGACGGCATCCGCCCAGACCGCCGACGCTTCCCAGGCTCCGTCCCTGTCCAGCGAGTGGATTCGCGACCTGATCGTCGAGGAACTGAAGAAGATCCTGAGCGAAAAAAAGTAA
- a CDS encoding endonuclease III → MASIPKKPPQVLLAIKKFITPLSPPVDSFEASIRSTPFRILISVLLSARTKDPVTEKAAARLFAAADTPDKMARLSEARIGRLIYPVGFYRTKAKHILGICQALERDGRFPSTLDELLELPGIGRKSANLVLALALAQPAIAVDTHVFRIARRLGWAKGKTPATVELELQKIFPRRQWLNVNQVLVGFGQTVCRPRNPKCAECVLKKTCPSAELQ, encoded by the coding sequence ATGGCTTCAATTCCGAAAAAGCCGCCGCAAGTACTCCTGGCCATAAAAAAATTCATCACTCCCCTATCGCCGCCCGTGGATTCTTTCGAAGCCAGCATCCGCTCCACGCCGTTCCGCATCCTGATCTCGGTTCTGCTGAGCGCACGCACGAAAGATCCGGTGACCGAGAAGGCCGCCGCCCGGTTGTTCGCTGCAGCCGATACGCCTGATAAAATGGCCCGGCTGTCCGAGGCACGCATTGGCCGTCTGATCTACCCGGTCGGATTCTACCGCACCAAGGCCAAGCATATCCTGGGGATATGCCAGGCCCTTGAACGAGACGGGCGGTTCCCCTCCACCCTCGACGAGCTGCTGGAACTTCCCGGGATCGGTCGCAAGTCGGCCAACCTCGTCCTGGCCCTGGCCTTAGCGCAACCGGCGATCGCCGTCGATACCCATGTATTCCGCATCGCCCGGCGCCTGGGCTGGGCCAAGGGCAAGACTCCGGCGACGGTCGAACTGGAGCTGCAGAAGATCTTTCCGCGCCGGCAATGGCTGAATGTCAACCAGGTGCTGGTGGGATTCGGCCAGACAGTCTGCCGGCCCAGAAACCCGAAGTGCGCCGAGTGTGTCCTTAAGAAAACATGTCCTTCAGCGGAGCTGCAATAA
- a CDS encoding OsmC family protein: MKLEAKIDWEQGLAFRAHLDGFDFVIDGNPEAGGNNLGPRPKGLTLVSLLGCTGMDVISILGKMKVKVEKFEVAAEAILADEHPKKIVAIKVIYAFIGPGLTPEPLRKAIALSEEKYCGVRATLVPAVAISHEIIMNGESLS, from the coding sequence ATGAAACTGGAAGCCAAGATCGACTGGGAACAGGGACTCGCTTTCCGCGCTCACCTGGACGGCTTTGACTTCGTCATCGACGGAAACCCCGAAGCCGGGGGTAATAACCTGGGGCCGCGCCCCAAGGGGCTGACCCTGGTTTCGCTGCTGGGCTGCACCGGCATGGACGTCATATCCATCCTGGGTAAAATGAAGGTCAAGGTCGAAAAGTTCGAAGTAGCGGCCGAAGCCATCCTGGCCGACGAGCACCCCAAGAAGATCGTGGCCATCAAGGTGATCTACGCCTTCATCGGCCCGGGGCTGACCCCCGAGCCGCTGCGCAAGGCCATCGCCCTTTCGGAGGAGAAATACTGCGGCGTCAGGGCCACCCTGGTCCCTGCCGTCGCCATCAGCCATGAAATCATTATGAATGGGGAAAGTCTCTCCTGA